DNA sequence from the Acidobacteriota bacterium genome:
TCTTCAATTCGTAGATGCCAATTTTGATCGTCTGCCCCGGTTGCACTTCGGCGCTTTCGCCGGGCTGGATTTCGCGACCGTCCACTTCAATGGCGTTGCGGCCAATGCATTCGAGTTTGAATCCATCTTCCTGTTTGGACAGGATGGCGTGTTTGCGGCTGACTTCCTGATCCCCGTCAAGTTTCACATCCACAGGAAAATCCTTGGAACCGCGTCCGATTTCGATTTTGGATTTTGAGGATTTGAAGATTTCCGGCTCTCCGCCCTGTCGCTGAAAATTGACGGTAAACAGCGGGCCGCGCGGTCGAACCACGGTTTTTTCACTGTCATCCGGTTCCAAAGGTTCCGTGTTCCCGGCTTCGGTTTCGACAGGTTTGAGCGCAGGTTTCTTTTTGCGAGCGGTGACCTGGGTTTTCGGCGAATCATCATCCCACACGGCCTGGACGCGTACCTGGCCTTTGTTGAGCGCGCCGTCAATGCTCAAACTGAGCGCGATTTTGTCGGTTTTGAGCTGTTTGCCGCCGACGATTTCCTTGGCGCGTTGCGACAAACTGACGCCCAGGCCTTCTTCCAACCCTTCGCGCTTGCGACCTTGCCACACGGCGTCATCTTCCTTGCTCAGGTAAATGATGTATTCGCCGGGCAGATAAGTCTGGCCGCCGGGAGGCGTGAACATTTCGCGCTTCATGACGCTTTCGACTTCGCGCGCGATTTTGACGAAAAACTCATCCCACTCACTCAATTGCGCCAAGGCTTCCGGCGTTTGCGAAATCGCGTCTTCGCCGTCCAGCCACTTTTTCACTTCGCTCCAAAGCTTCATTGCACTCTACCTCTTTGTTGGGGAGTAGACAGGATTTACAGGATTTTTCAGGATTCTTTTTTCCGGTTGAGGCGGTCTGTATTCTCGGTATTTCCGCCTGACTTGTACGGGAGAGCCGAAATTGATGAGCAAACCTAAGTCAACTTTTGTGGCAGTTAGATAATTGACCAGTTGCAATTCGTGTTCTTTACTTAAAGCCAGAATTGCTTTCAGTTCCACAATGATCCGATCTTCAACCCATAAGTCAGCCTGATAATCACCAACCACCTGTTCTCCATACCAAACTTTGATTGGCTCTTGCTGTAAAACTTTCAATCCTCGTTTTTCCAACTCAATCCGCAAAGCATTTTCATATACCTTTTCCAAAAAACCAGAGCCAAGTCTGTTATGAACCTCATACGCACACCCAATGATTATTTCAGTAATCGCATCATCTTCCATATTCCCAATCCTGAAAAATCCTGTAAATCCTGTCGAAAAATTTCTTACCACCAGCGGCGTGAGACTACACGAACATAATCTGATTTTCCATAAATCCAGCCCTGGCGGATGTCTGAAGGGGCGTCAGGTTCGAGCTTCATCCACTGGCTGACTTCGATCAGCATCCAGCCCTGCTCGTTTTCCTGAAGGACTTTGTGGTGGGTACTGCCGGCAATCGTGCCGTAAGGTTTGGATTGACCGCTAGGGCCGCTGCGAACATACATCGCCGCCGCATTGATTTCGATTTCGCGCGGGGCGCCGAATTCCCCGCCTTTGAAAAAGTTGTAGACGCTGGCCAGCAAACCGATAAACGCCGCGCCAAGAAACGTGATGAAAATCCGGCGGCGCATTTTTTCAGAAAACCGGTCGGACATTTTCGGCGGTTTGCCAGCCCGCTGCGCAGGTTGGGTTTGCGACTTGGCCTGTCCCGATTTGGGCGGCGGAGCTTGAGGAGTTTGAGCCGGTGTAACAGGATTGGGCGTAATCGGCTGCGCTTGTTGCGGCTGCAATTCGATAAAAATTTTCCCCGGACGCTCGGCGCGTTGCAACGGATGTTTGATTTCGCGGATTTCAGGTTGTGGTTCCGGTTTGACTTCGGGCACAACTACGCTGGCCACTCTTTCCGTCGCCGGAGCCGTCACGAGCGCTTCCGTTTCAACCAATTGAGCGGACGAAACGATTCCTTGCAAATGCGAAGTCGTGGGAGTGGGATCGAAATCCGGCTGCAACGGGGTTTTGGGGAATGCACCCGTATCAAATTTTTGCCGGGGGCGAACGATGGTTTCTTCGTCGGGAAGTTCTTCGGCCTTCAATGTCTGCGCCAGCGTCGCGGCTTGCGCCAGTTCATGCCAGAACTCCGCGACCGTGGCGTATCTGGCCTTCGGGTCGTCCTCCGTGGCGTGGCGCAACACCTTCAACAATGCGTCGCCCCAGGGCTTCCCCATCAAATTTTCCGGCAACGACGTGATGGGATCACAGCGAAACTGACCCGGCGCGCGTCCGCAAACAACCGTATAAAAACTTTTTGCCAGCGAATACACATCCGCTGCCAACGTCAAATGCTTCAATTCGCCTGTGACTTCGTGCGGATTGTGTTCGGGGGGAGCGTACACGTCTGCGCCAACCCGCGTGATTTCGGTTGGTTCGCCGCTGGTGATTTTGGCGACGCCAAAGTCCGCAACTTTCAGCGTTCGTTTGTCCGCGCTGAGCAGAAAGTTATTCGGTTTCAAATCGCGGTGGATAATGCCCTTGCTGTGCGCAAATGCTAACGCCTCGCAAGCCTGGTGAAAGTAAAACAGCGCTTCATCCAGCGGCAGCGCTTTGTCCGGACGATGGCGGCACAGTTCCAGCAAATCCCCGCCCGGCATGTATTCAATCACCATGTAATGAAAGGGAGCTCCACGTAAATCCGCTGCCGTTCCATGACCGAGCCGTAGAATCACGTGCGGATGCCGAACGGCGTCCAGTGCAATGGCTTCATTCTGGAAATTTTCGACCAACGTTCGTTCCAGGTCGGGATCGGGCGTGCCCTGTAAACTGGTGTTGAGCGCCTTGATGACGACGGGCGCACGGCTGACCGCGCGGTCATACGCCACAAAAATCTCGGCGTAACTGCCGCGGCTTAACCGCTCGAAAACTTCGTAGCGGCCATCAACCAGACTGTGTTCCAGTTTCAATTCAGGCATAACTGCGACTGGGGGACTGAGGGACTTTGGGACTGAGGGATTTGGGGAAAATCACCTCGCCCCGTCTCCCTGTCACCGAGTCACCTCGTCGAGTTTATCCAACCGGCTTCACTGACCCTGTCGGCGCGGGGCTGGCGGGGGTTGGCGAAGAAGCAGTCGGCGGCGCGTTTGGCGTCATCAATTTTTGCAAACTGTCGGCGGCGTTTCTCGCCTGACCGATTTGCAAATACGCCATGGCGATGAACACCCATCCTTCGTCCAAATCCTGATTGTTTGTCGCCGCCAGCTTGAAATGATTGATGGCTTCTTCGTATTTCTTTTCCGTGAAATACAACCGGCCAAAACAGTAATGCGCCTCGGCGTTGTTCGCGTCGCGCGACAGAATCTGATTCAACTCCTGACGCGCATCCTCCAAACGTCCGTCGTTCAGCAACGCAAACGCCGAAGCGACTCCCGCATCGCGCGGCGTCCATCGCAACACGCGCGGCTGGTCTTCGGCCAAAGGACCGCCGGAACGGTTGACCACACGTTGGAGCGGCCCGCCAAACAACCCGCCGAGAATGAATCCGGCCAGCAGCGTAACGATCAAAACGCTCATTCTCATAAATTTCGACATCTCGACTTTCTGCCCGGCGTCATCATCCGTGGCAATGTTGAATACTTTTTTTTCACCTGAACTTTGGGCATGGTCTGCAATCGGTAAAGGATCGCGGAATTGATGCGTTTCAGGTTCGTCCTGGAAATCGTCCGGCGCTGGCGGCAACAGCGGCGGTGATGCAGCCAGTGGCGAGTGGTTGGTGGCGGGTACTTCCTCTTCAAAAACGGGTTCGGGTTCCGGCTCCGATTGGTTCAGCGAAATTTCAATTTTCTTTTTGGGTTTTTCCGGGCTGATCGAAGCCGCAGACATCGCGGGACTCGCCGAGCGCATCGGGCGTGTCTGTTCGTCAACGTAACCGCGTTCGCCAAAATCAACGATGATCGCAGTTAGATTGTCTTCAGCGCCTTCATTGTAACAAAGCTGCTTGAAGGTTTCGCAAACCGTTTGCGGATGGTTGCCGCTGCGCAGCAACCGCTCCAACTGATCGTCGCGAATGTGGCGCGTGATGCCGTCGCTGCACAACAACAGCGTTGTGGTTTCATCCACCTGGATTTCGATGATTTCAGGTTCGACGTCGGAATCGGCGCCGATGGCGCGGCTGATGACGTTTCGGCGCGGGTGCATTTCGGCCTGTTCCGGCGTCAGCCAGCCTTGCCGAACGGCTTCGTTGACTTCGCTGTGATCTTCGGTCAACCGAACCAACCCGCGCGCGTCACAACGATAAACCCGACTGTCGCCGACATGGGCAATGATGGCTCGACTGTCTTTGACCGCCGCCAGGACAATCGTCGTCGCCATTCCCTCCAGCTCCTGATTCATCTCCGCTTCGGTGTAGATTTTCTGATTGCAGAGATCAATCGTTTCCTGCACCAGCTTGCGCAAATCCTCCATCGGCAAATCGGAGCTTGCCAATGGTTGCGGCCCATTGAAGACCTTTTCGAATACTTCGGTGACTGTCCGGCTGGCCGTTTGCCCTCCGCGACGACCGCCTACGCCATCCGCCACAATGAACAAACCTCGACTGGGCATCGCCAGCAAGTTGTCTTCGTTGGCCTGACGCTTCAGCCCTTTATCCGTAATTTGTCCGACGGTTACTTTCATCTTCTCGGAGTAGTCAGTAGGCAGTAGGCAGTAGATTGTTTTTCGGACTTCTGTAGTTTCGCGCGAATGTCATCTTTGCCAGCATTCTTTAACGTAAGATTATTTCGATCCTGAAGTAGCGATTGCGCGAATGTAAGAGTCCAGCATGCGACTGATTTCATCCAGTTTGTCTGCCAATTCGTTCGTTTCAGCGTATTTCAAATCGTTCGACAGAATCAGATAATAACGACATTCTTCCAATGAAGCCTGCGCAATGTTGTAAAAGCGAATTTTGTCGCCTTTGCCTTGCCGCTTAAATCCTTCAGCAATGTTCGCTGGAACCGAAACTGCAGCTCGCCTCAATTGCGAAGTCAGCCCAAACAATTCGTGTTTCGGAAACCCCTCAGAAAGCTTGTAAATCGCCAAAACCCATTGATGAGTTTTCTTCCAGGTTTCGACTTCACGAAAACTTTTCGCCTTCGCCTCTTTTTCTTCCGCCATAGCACACCCTCTACACCATCCGCCCCTCAAACTACTGTTTACTGACTACTGTCTACCTTCAGAATTATTCCTGTGTGAAATCGCCATCAGCATTCCCAGCATGAAGAAACTGGTAATTAACGACCAGCCTCCGTGGCTGACGAATGGCAGGGTGATGCCCGTCATCGGTAGCATTCTGAGTACGCCGCCGATGTTGACGATGGCCTGGAACCCCAGAAATGCCGTGATGCCTGTGGCTATTAGTTTGGTGAACATATCGCGGGCTTCAATCGCCGTCCGCATTCCGGCGACGACGACAATGATGAATGCAAAAATGATAATGGCTCCGCCAACAATTCCCATTTCTTCGGCGACGACGGCGTAGATGAAATCGGAGTCGGCAATCGGCACGGTTTCGGGGTAGCCTTTCCCCAATCCTGTTCCCAATAACCTTCCGTCGCTGACGCCAAACAGCGCTTGGGAAGGTTGAAACGCATACTTGTTATACCATTTGTCGTCGTCTGTATTGCCCGGCAGCCTCGGCTTTTCACGAGCCGAATCGTCCGCCAATTCCCTGGCCCACCAATTGTATTCTTCGGGATCAGGGCCAATGCCGCCGTGACGCCACAAATAAAACCGCTGCTTGATGCGATCCGGCACGCCTTCACTGACAATGTTTTTGACGCGTTCAACCGCGCCAACCTGAGCGCCATCGGTAAACACGTTGACCATCGTGTTGTAAATACCTGCGGCAAAGATCGAAACAGCCAACAATCCAGCCATCAATCCAATCGCAATCGTCACCTGGGGCAACCGGCGAACGGCGACAACATACAATGTAACGTAGGCTCCCAGGAAAACCAGCATCTGCCCGAAATCCTGCAACGCAAAAAACGGCACAATCGGCAACGCCGCCACCAGCAAAAACGGCAGCACAAACCGCCACGGCGGAATGCCCCAATGCGTACGCGACAGATTTCGGTAGTGATCGGCCAGAATCCCCGCGTAACTGAGCAGGAAGGTGATTTTCACTGGCTCCCAAGGCGTCGTGTTGCCGAGCGATTTGCCGCGCTCCGACAGGAAAATGGCGATGAAGGCAAACGGCAGCGTGGTCAACAACCCCAGCAAAAAGCTATGCCGTTGCAACAACAGCAAGATGTCGTCTCGACGTAGGAACGCAAATGCCAACGCAAATCCTAAAAACGCGGCCAGCGGAATTAGCGAAGACAAGGATGTAAAAACGCGGCTGAGCGTCCAATACTGCGGTTCGCTGGTTTCTGCCGGTGCGGTCGTCTGAAGCTGAAAGTTCGGATCGCCAAACAATGCCTTTTTCTTTTCGGCGTCGTAAAACTGATTGATGCTTTTGTACTGTTGGACTCTGGCTTTGGCCAGACGCGCCTGACGGACTTCCGCGCGATTTCCGGCAGAATATTCCGGGTCTGTGAACAAGCGGTACTGAACAAATTGTCCGATGCCAAACAAGAGAATGGCAACGGTAAACAACGTTAGATCGCCTGCATATTTATGTCGCCGGGCAAACCAAATGAAGATGAAAAAGATGGGAATGAACAGTGCCAAATCGCGGCATGCCAGCAAAACGGAAGGAGAATACCCGCGCGCGACCCCGGCACGGTAAATGGCCACGTACGCCAGCGCGTCCAATATCACCAGCAGCAGCAACAACAGCAAATGCGAAGAGGGGCGATTTTTCATGCCTGCAAAAGACGAATGCCTCAATGGATTTGTTCGGTATTTATTCTCACCACTTGAATGGACGCAATCATAAGCTGCACAGGAAAGAGCAAACAACCTTTCTCATTCACTTTGCGTAGGATCTGTACTCGGACGGTCTGAAGCTGATTCAGAAAATGTGACCATCCGATAAATATCGCTTAGCGGTAACATAACCTGAATAGATTGAAGCGCAACCTGACTTTCCAGCCCGATAAAATCGCGGCGCAACCAGCCTCCGTCAGCCTGGCGAATATACTGGACAACGTGAGCGCGCTCAGACGCAACCAGCAAATACTCCTTAAAACTCGGGATTTCCTGATAAGCCAGGAATTTGGCGTCGCGGTCATAAGCATTTGTTGAAGGTGACAAAACTTCAACAATCAAAACCGGGTTTATCAAAACATCGTGTCCGCGCATTTCTTCGAATATCGCTTCACCACAGACGACCGAAGCATCCGGGAATCGGAATGGCGGAGCTTTAATCGTTTTCACCGCCTGGTTTCCATCGAATACCTCACAAGGCTTCCCATCCAAAAGTTCGCCCAGTTTACGACTGATGTTGCGGGTCGCGCGATTATGAGCCTTTTTTCCTCCGGCCATCGAAATAACTTCGCCGTTGAAATACTCCAAACGCTCTTCAGACTTGTGCAGAAGATCGAGGTATTCTTCCAGCGAATAGGTTCTTTCGGGTAAAGCTGACATTTCCGTCTCCTTTTGCTGGCCACAATTCTAACTCATCTTTTCTGGCAACGCGGGCAAAAGTATGTTGAGCGTCCGCCTTGCGCCAAGCGTCGAATCGCCGTGCCACAGTTCAAACACGGCTGGCCTTCTCGCTCATAAACCAGCCAACTGGCTTCGTCAGCGCCGTCGCCGTACCGGCCATACACTTCGCGCGGGTCGGTTTCGAGCGTACTGCCTGCCTCAATCGCTTCAGTCAGCACGGCAACAATTTCCTGATGCAGGGCTTCCGTGCGCGGCTTCGACAATTGATTGGCCGGAAGCTGCGGATTGATTTTGGCGCGGTGCAAAGCTTCGGCGGCGTAAATGTTCCCCAACCCGACTACGCGCGTTTGATCCAGCAGGAACAGTTTGATTGCCTGCTTGCTGCGCTTAAGCGCATCGTGCAAATACCCTGCGGTGAACGCCGGATCGAACGGTTCCGGTGCAAGCTTGTTCAGGTGCGATACCGAATCGAGTTCCGAAGTTTTGACGACCATCATCAATCCGAAATGGCGCTGGTCGGCAAACAGCAGTTTGCGTCCGTTGTCCAACCAGAACGCAGCATGCGTGTGCGGCGGCGAAGTGTCGTTCGCATCCACGTGAATGAACCGCCCGGTCATTCGCAAATGCGTAATCCAGGTCTTCCGGTTCGACAGATGCGCCAGAATGTGTTTGCCGCGCCGGGTGACTTCTTCGACGCGAGCATTTTTCAACCATGCAGCAAACTGGCGCGGCGAATTTTCCGGCGCCAACCCCGCGCGCAACAATTGCGCTTTGGCGATAGTTCGCCCGGCAATCAGCGCGCGCAAATGTCGCGCAACCATTTCAACTTCAGGAAGTTCAGGCATGGCCGACTGTTTACCACAAAGTCCCTGGGTACGCATCGCTTCCAGCGTGCAGTCATGGCAAAAAGTCGCTTCCTGTCTCAAGAATACTTTTGTCGCCAAGACCGCAAGCCGGAGGCATTGCGTACCCAGTAGAATTGCCTTTTTCTGATTGCTCGTGTCATAAACCCGTTTCCGAAAATCAAACACCAAATGAGGGATTCCATGAGTTCACGCCGACAATTCATCCAATCGCTTGCGGCCACGACTGCCGCAGCGACCATCGAGGTTCCTATGCTTGCTTCGCCGCAACCCAAACGCCGCAACATCAAACTCGGTTTTGACAACTTTTCGATTCGCGCGATGGGCTGGAAAGCCCCGCAGTTGTTGGATTACGCCGCAAAACTGAAAGTAGACACGGTGCTGTTTTCCGACCTGGATGTGTACGAAAGCCACGACGAAAAGTACCTGAAAGACCTCAGGAAAAAAGCCGACGATTTGGGCATTGAAATCCAGGCGGGCACGGGCAGCATTTGTCCGTCGGCAAAATCCTACAGCCCGCGATTCGGTTCCGCCGAAGAACATCTGTTGCTGACGATTCGCGTCGCCAAAGCTGTCGGTTCCAAAGTCGCGCGCTGTTACCAAGGGACTGCCGACGACCGCAAATTGCCCGGCGGATTGCCCGCGCGCTGGAAAGACACGATCAAAGTCTGCAAAGCCGTCCGCAGCCAGGCGATGGATGTAGGCGTCAAAATCGCCATTGAAAATCATGCGGGCGATATGCAGGCCTGGGAACTGGCCAACCTGATCGAAGATTGTGGCCGTGATGTTGTCGGCGCGACAATGGATTCCGGCAACGCCACCTGGACGCTGGAAGACCCGATGCGAAACCTGGAAATTCTTGGCCCGTATGCAGTGACAACCGGCGTGCGCGATTCGATGGTTTGGGAAACGCCCGAAGGCGCTAACGCCGGATGGACGGCCATCGGCGAAGGGCAAGTCAACTGGCAAAAGTATTTCGACAGGTTCGCCGAACTTTGTCCCGGCGTTCCCGCGCAACTGGAAATCATCTCCGGCGCGATTCGATCGTATCCATTCAAGCAGGAAGGATTCTGGAACGATTACGGCGACATTCGCGCCAAAGAGTTTTTGAATTTCACGACAATGGCGAAAGCAGGAAAACCCATTGCGCCATTCCAGGTTCCCGCAGGCCAGGATCGCAAACTCGCCGAACAGGAATTTCAGAAAGCGGAGCTTGAGCGGAGCATCAAATACTGCCGAGAAGTGTTGGGCTTAGGCTTGAAAACCTAAGTGTCGCCTTTCGCGCCAAAACTCACCCTTGTCCGGGCAGCTTACGAGTTTCATCTTCGACCACGCTCAGAGGCTGTTGCAATGGATTGGTCGGCGGCGGTGAAGGCTGCTGGTAAACCGGTTGTTGATAATTTTGCGGAATCGGTTGCTGTGTGGGTTGCGGCAAGCTATACGGCGCAACCGGCGGTTGCATCATTTGAGGCTGCATTGGCGGATACATTTGCTGCGCCATCATCACTTCTCGCAATCTGCGTTGTTGTGCCTTAAACCGCATAATGGTGAAAACGATT
Encoded proteins:
- the mutM gene encoding bifunctional DNA-formamidopyrimidine glycosylase/DNA-(apurinic or apyrimidinic site) lyase gives rise to the protein MPELPEVEMVARHLRALIAGRTIAKAQLLRAGLAPENSPRQFAAWLKNARVEEVTRRGKHILAHLSNRKTWITHLRMTGRFIHVDANDTSPPHTHAAFWLDNGRKLLFADQRHFGLMMVVKTSELDSVSHLNKLAPEPFDPAFTAGYLHDALKRSKQAIKLFLLDQTRVVGLGNIYAAEALHRAKINPQLPANQLSKPRTEALHQEIVAVLTEAIEAGSTLETDPREVYGRYGDGADEASWLVYEREGQPCLNCGTAIRRLAQGGRSTYFCPRCQKR
- a CDS encoding protein phosphatase 2C domain-containing protein — translated: MKVTVGQITDKGLKRQANEDNLLAMPSRGLFIVADGVGGRRGGQTASRTVTEVFEKVFNGPQPLASSDLPMEDLRKLVQETIDLCNQKIYTEAEMNQELEGMATTIVLAAVKDSRAIIAHVGDSRVYRCDARGLVRLTEDHSEVNEAVRQGWLTPEQAEMHPRRNVISRAIGADSDVEPEIIEIQVDETTTLLLCSDGITRHIRDDQLERLLRSGNHPQTVCETFKQLCYNEGAEDNLTAIIVDFGERGYVDEQTRPMRSASPAMSAASISPEKPKKKIEISLNQSEPEPEPVFEEEVPATNHSPLAASPPLLPPAPDDFQDEPETHQFRDPLPIADHAQSSGEKKVFNIATDDDAGQKVEMSKFMRMSVLIVTLLAGFILGGLFGGPLQRVVNRSGGPLAEDQPRVLRWTPRDAGVASAFALLNDGRLEDARQELNQILSRDANNAEAHYCFGRLYFTEKKYEEAINHFKLAATNNQDLDEGWVFIAMAYLQIGQARNAADSLQKLMTPNAPPTASSPTPASPAPTGSVKPVG
- a CDS encoding four helix bundle protein; its protein translation is MAEEKEAKAKSFREVETWKKTHQWVLAIYKLSEGFPKHELFGLTSQLRRAAVSVPANIAEGFKRQGKGDKIRFYNIAQASLEECRYYLILSNDLKYAETNELADKLDEISRMLDSYIRAIATSGSK
- a CDS encoding FHA domain-containing protein, which translates into the protein MKLWSEVKKWLDGEDAISQTPEALAQLSEWDEFFVKIAREVESVMKREMFTPPGGQTYLPGEYIIYLSKEDDAVWQGRKREGLEEGLGVSLSQRAKEIVGGKQLKTDKIALSLSIDGALNKGQVRVQAVWDDDSPKTQVTARKKKPALKPVETEAGNTEPLEPDDSEKTVVRPRGPLFTVNFQRQGGEPEIFKSSKSKIEIGRGSKDFPVDVKLDGDQEVSRKHAILSKQEDGFKLECIGRNAIEVDGREIQPGESAEVQPGQTIKIGIYELKIA
- a CDS encoding FtsW/RodA/SpoVE family cell cycle protein, which codes for MKNRPSSHLLLLLLLVILDALAYVAIYRAGVARGYSPSVLLACRDLALFIPIFFIFIWFARRHKYAGDLTLFTVAILLFGIGQFVQYRLFTDPEYSAGNRAEVRQARLAKARVQQYKSINQFYDAEKKKALFGDPNFQLQTTAPAETSEPQYWTLSRVFTSLSSLIPLAAFLGFALAFAFLRRDDILLLLQRHSFLLGLLTTLPFAFIAIFLSERGKSLGNTTPWEPVKITFLLSYAGILADHYRNLSRTHWGIPPWRFVLPFLLVAALPIVPFFALQDFGQMLVFLGAYVTLYVVAVRRLPQVTIAIGLMAGLLAVSIFAAGIYNTMVNVFTDGAQVGAVERVKNIVSEGVPDRIKQRFYLWRHGGIGPDPEEYNWWARELADDSAREKPRLPGNTDDDKWYNKYAFQPSQALFGVSDGRLLGTGLGKGYPETVPIADSDFIYAVVAEEMGIVGGAIIIFAFIIVVVAGMRTAIEARDMFTKLIATGITAFLGFQAIVNIGGVLRMLPMTGITLPFVSHGGWSLITSFFMLGMLMAISHRNNSEGRQ
- a CDS encoding GxxExxY protein, with the protein product MEDDAITEIIIGCAYEVHNRLGSGFLEKVYENALRIELEKRGLKVLQQEPIKVWYGEQVVGDYQADLWVEDRIIVELKAILALSKEHELQLVNYLTATKVDLGLLINFGSPVQVRRKYREYRPPQPEKRILKNPVNPVYSPTKR
- a CDS encoding serine/threonine protein kinase, with protein sequence MPELKLEHSLVDGRYEVFERLSRGSYAEIFVAYDRAVSRAPVVIKALNTSLQGTPDPDLERTLVENFQNEAIALDAVRHPHVILRLGHGTAADLRGAPFHYMVIEYMPGGDLLELCRHRPDKALPLDEALFYFHQACEALAFAHSKGIIHRDLKPNNFLLSADKRTLKVADFGVAKITSGEPTEITRVGADVYAPPEHNPHEVTGELKHLTLAADVYSLAKSFYTVVCGRAPGQFRCDPITSLPENLMGKPWGDALLKVLRHATEDDPKARYATVAEFWHELAQAATLAQTLKAEELPDEETIVRPRQKFDTGAFPKTPLQPDFDPTPTTSHLQGIVSSAQLVETEALVTAPATERVASVVVPEVKPEPQPEIREIKHPLQRAERPGKIFIELQPQQAQPITPNPVTPAQTPQAPPPKSGQAKSQTQPAQRAGKPPKMSDRFSEKMRRRIFITFLGAAFIGLLASVYNFFKGGEFGAPREIEINAAAMYVRSGPSGQSKPYGTIAGSTHHKVLQENEQGWMLIEVSQWMKLEPDAPSDIRQGWIYGKSDYVRVVSRRWW
- a CDS encoding Uma2 family endonuclease, with protein sequence MSALPERTYSLEEYLDLLHKSEERLEYFNGEVISMAGGKKAHNRATRNISRKLGELLDGKPCEVFDGNQAVKTIKAPPFRFPDASVVCGEAIFEEMRGHDVLINPVLIVEVLSPSTNAYDRDAKFLAYQEIPSFKEYLLVASERAHVVQYIRQADGGWLRRDFIGLESQVALQSIQVMLPLSDIYRMVTFSESASDRPSTDPTQSE
- a CDS encoding sugar phosphate isomerase/epimerase, yielding MRDSMSSRRQFIQSLAATTAAATIEVPMLASPQPKRRNIKLGFDNFSIRAMGWKAPQLLDYAAKLKVDTVLFSDLDVYESHDEKYLKDLRKKADDLGIEIQAGTGSICPSAKSYSPRFGSAEEHLLLTIRVAKAVGSKVARCYQGTADDRKLPGGLPARWKDTIKVCKAVRSQAMDVGVKIAIENHAGDMQAWELANLIEDCGRDVVGATMDSGNATWTLEDPMRNLEILGPYAVTTGVRDSMVWETPEGANAGWTAIGEGQVNWQKYFDRFAELCPGVPAQLEIISGAIRSYPFKQEGFWNDYGDIRAKEFLNFTTMAKAGKPIAPFQVPAGQDRKLAEQEFQKAELERSIKYCREVLGLGLKT